A DNA window from Ipomoea triloba cultivar NCNSP0323 chromosome 10, ASM357664v1 contains the following coding sequences:
- the LOC116033072 gene encoding uncharacterized protein LOC116033072, producing the protein MGYCDEWSEDPIKCNNESFRKPMPWIGIYIAAASAICSFAMAVDAILGLRSRKLWFPCKFFTLNAASLTLLAIAVKLPMDLNSPMPGSFDQFSKLSSVIFMATSMANFMPSLGVMGSKGVLMNMTALGILVITLLVNVCIQLGTGLIFSFTCEHVLVICFTFILFWMMSCSALVVPTTKKILERKYHEISEMICAESVEGGGVEIEILKEDVRKYWLMAESSNPQFVMVRSPTCFASSAISCLSAIVLCEAFVRSFFFDRFSGNVNFFEGKRSSSDYQATTSVIVFIQSASVVLGTLAPLFRCFIAIKIKISGGGLSVIPEKYWTERQMEWIERPLPLQIGGGPYFKKAINKSKDMALCFCIKVQIVTVVACKIVQLFCLAFVRPLLSCFLEHELNCSQDRGVGCYVLHLEGEDQLPQVMAKNNNVLSRFIQNGINQQPQHLVKLLLQKMTDNFFGVAKFNSTQVHSLNSQEPPNCWKLPIVTLTSIAIALPHSSSCVKEVENLVCSVSQGLKYASIIDEVLGTGGALKKVRDAADVAWSEVSLSGRFLNKDITEMARDKANTSREILAKLCEIARDYVKESGSLANDCSHWPNKVIAANSMYRITQSLLLQLTSYNELSTEELFGHISVMIADILGACLTNLSKAITTKCSTVSIDKRGETAQHMALVIGETEEILKMLKKHQLPSLAPKQRIDIDEWRQLLVGMSPLVSSSLLRGHRACTSSVELQV; encoded by the coding sequence ATGGGCTACTGTGATGAATGGTCTGAAGACCCGATTAAGTGCAACAATGAAAGTTTCCGTAAGCCAATGCCATGGATTGGCATCTACATAGCAGCAGCTTCTGCTATCTGCTCATTCGCAATGGCTGTTGATGCGATCCTAGGTCTCCGTAGCAGAAAGTTGTGGTTTCCTTGTAAGTTTTTCACTCTTAATGCAGCGTCATTGACGTTGTTGGCCATTGCAGTCAAACTGCCAATGGATTTGAACAGTCCTATGCCTGGTTCATTCGACCAGTTCTCAAAGCTTAGCAGTGTCATTTTCATGGCTACATCAATGGCTAATTTCATGCCCTCTTTAGGGGTTATGGGCAGCAAAGGTGTTCTCATGAATATGACTGCTTTGGGTATCCTTGTTATCACCCTCCTCGTAAATGTTTGTATCCAACTAGGCACCGGCTTGATCTTTTCGTTTACATGTGAACATGTTTTAGTCATTtgttttacatttattttgttttggatGATGAGTTGCTCTGCTTTGGTGGTTCCAACTACCAAAAAGATTCTTGAAAGAAAGTATCATGAAATTAGTGAAATGATTTGTGCTGAGAGTGTGGAGGGTGGTGgggttgaaattgaaattttgaagGAAGATGTGAGAAAATATTGGTTGATGGCAGAGAGTAGTAACCCTCAATTTGTGATGGTGCGCTCCCCGACCTGCTTTGCATCTTCTGCCATTAGTTGTCTTAGTGCTATTGTGCTATGTGAAGCATTCGTTCGATCATTTTTCTTTGATAGATTCTCTGGAAATGTTAATTTCTTTGAGGGAAAACGCTCTTCCTCCGATTACCAAGCAACTACATCTGTAATTGTTTTCATTCAATCTGCCAGTGTAGTATTAGGCACATTGGCTCCACTGTTTAGATGCTTCATTGCAATAAAAATCAAGATTTCAGGGGGCGGTCTCAGTGTTATACCCGAGAAATATTGGACAGAGAGACAAATGGAATGGATAGAGAGACCTTTACCTCTACAAATAGGAGGAGGACCTTATTTCAAAAAGGCAATCAACAAATCCAAAGACATGGCATTATGTTTTTGCATTAAGGTTCAGATTGTGACTGTTGTTGCTTGCAAAATAGTGCAGCTATTTTGCCTTGCCTTCGTAAGGCCACTCCTGTCGTGCTTTCTTGAACACGAACTAAATTGTAGTCAAGATCGTGGTGTCGGTTGCTATGTTTTGCATCTTGAAGGTGAAGATCAGCTACCTCAAGTCATGGCAAAAAACAATAATGTTCTCTCCAGATTCATTCAGAATGGTATTAACCAGCAGCCACAACACTTGGTGAAGCtacttttgcaaaaaatgactgaCAATTTCTTTGGAGTGGCGAAATTCAACAGCACCCAAGTTCATTCTTTGAATTCCCAAGAGCCACCTAATTGTTGGAAACTGCCCATTGTTACACTAACAAGCATTGCCATTGCACTTCCACACAGTAGTAGTTGTGTCAAAGAAGTAGAAAATTTGGTTTGCAGTGTAAGTCAAGGCCTCAAGTATGCCAGCATTATAGATGAAGTCTTGGGCACTGGAGGGGCATTAAAGAAAGTAAGGGATGCAGCAGATGTAGCATGGTCAGAGGTTAGTTTGTCTGGTAGGTTCTTAAATAAGGACATAACGGAAATGGCTCGCGATAAAGCAAATACTTCCAGGGAGATTCTAGCAAAACTGTGTGAAATTGCAAGAGATTATGTGAAAGAAAGTGGGAGTCTTGCCAATGACTGCTCCCATTGGCCTAACAAGGTTATAGCAGCTAACTCAATGTACAGAATAACCCAATCTCTGTTGCTACAACTAACAAGCTACAATGAACTCAGCACTGAGGAATTATTTGGGCATATATCTGTTATGATTGCTGATATATTGGGTGCTTGCTTAACCAACCTTTCTAAGGCTATCACAACAAAATGCTCCACTGTCAGCATTGACAAGAGGGGGGAAACTGCCCAACATATGGCTCTTGTCATAGGCGAAACCGAAGAGATTCTAAAGATGCTTAAAAAACATCAGCTTCCCAGTTTGGCTCCTAAGCAGAGGATTGATATTGATGAATGGCGCCAGTTACTGGTGGGCATGAGTCCTTTGGTTTCTAGTAGCTTGTTAAGAGGTCACAGAGCTTGTACTTCTTCTGTGGAGCTTCAAGTCTGA